Proteins encoded together in one Prunus dulcis chromosome 3, ALMONDv2, whole genome shotgun sequence window:
- the LOC117623005 gene encoding trans-resveratrol di-O-methyltransferase-like has translation MSLNNDKVRATSHELLQAQAHVWNHIFQFINSMSLKCEVQLGIPDVIHNHGQPTSLSNLISSLNVHPSKAHFIARLMRILVHSNFFAQDQQDLDDEAEEKAVVVYSLTPASRLLLKEGPLSTRQFLLMNLDPVLIDPFHLMGTWCQMNNNGNHDQPASPFEMAHGRSFWGLAAQQPKLGSLFNDAMEADSQLLARAVVEECEGVFEGLNSLVDVGGGTETMAKNIAKAFPNINCTVFDQPHVIANLQGTDNLDFVGGDMFEKIPPANAIFLKWILHDWSDDESVKILKKSREAIRSKKGGKVIILDINVSADNKKMDKKSIETQLMWDMLMMVHLNGKERNEAEWEKLFWTAGFSHYKITHTLGLRSLIEVYP, from the exons ATGAGTTTGAATAATGATAAAGTTCGTGCTACTAGCCATGAGCTTCTTCAAGCTCAAGCTCATGTGTGGAATCATATCTTTCAGTTCATAAACTCCATGTCATTAAAGTGTGAAGTTCAATTAGGCATCCCAGATGTGATTCACAACCATGGCCAACCCACATCCCTTTCCAATCTCATTTCCAGCCTAAATGTCCACCCTTCGAAAGCTCATTTCATCGCACGCCTCATGCGAATACTCGTCCACTCCAATTTCTTTGCACAAGACCAGCAA GATCTTGATGATGAAGCGGAGGAAAAAGCTGTTGTGGTGTATAGCCTAACACCAGCTTCCAGGCTTCTCCTCAAGGAAGGTCCATTAAGCACCAGACAATTTTTACTTATGAATCTTGATCCAGTACTGATAGATCCATTTCATCTGATGGGCACTTGGTGCCAGATGAACAATAATGGAAATCATGATCAACCAGCTTCCCCATTTGAGATGGCACATGGAAGGtctttttggggtttggcTGCTCAGCAACCAAAGCTTGGTAGCTTGTTTAATGACGCAATGGAGGCTGACTCTCAGCTGCTAGCAAGGGCAGTGGTTGAAGAGTGTGAAGGAGTTTTTGAGGGTTTGAATTCCTTGGTTGATGTTGGAGGTGGCACAGAAACCATGGCCAAGAACATTGCCAAGGCCTTCCCCAACATTAATTGCACTGTCTTTGACCAACCACATGTTATTGCAAACTTGCAAGGGACTGAcaatttggattttgttgGAGGAGACATGTTCGAGAAGATACCCCCAGCAAATGCAATTTTCCTCA AGTGGATTCTGCATGATTGGAGTGATGACGAAAGCGTGAAGATATTAAAGAAGAGTAGAGAAGCAATTCGGAGCAAAAAAGGAGGAAAGGTTATCATCCTGGACATAAATGTGTCTGCAGATAATAAGAAGATGGATAAGAAATCAATTGAAACTCAGCTCATGTGGGATATGTTGATGATGGTCCACCTCAATGGCAAAGAGCGTAATGAAGCAGAGTGGGAAAAGCTCTTTTGGACTGCTGGATTCTCTCACTATAAGATTACACATACATTGGGCCTCAGGTCTCTTATTGAAGTTTACCCCTGA
- the LOC117620556 gene encoding uncharacterized protein LOC117620556 isoform X3, whose amino-acid sequence MALSCRSSLSLARSISLAGWLHESLPSSIPQFVVQRTRGSGLRDSWECQPRFCTLPPGSPLVVKVPTHGTDLSCVPTRSNFLHHRSGFNEATTSVGEVVLVQPALKCKGKVMMMKV is encoded by the exons ATGGCTCTCTCTTGCCggagttctctctctctagctcgCTCGATCTCTCTTGCTGGCTGGCTCCATGAGAGCCTCCCTTCCTCCATTCCACAG TTCGTGGTGCAAAGAACAAGAGGCTCTGGGTTAAGGGACTCGTGGGAATGCCAACCAAGGTTCTGCACATTACCACCAGGAAGTCCCCTTGTGGTGAAG GTACCAACACATGGGACAGATTTGAGTTGCGTGCCCACAAGAAG CAATTTCTTACACCATCGAAGTGGTTTTAATGAAGCTACTACTAGTGTGGGGGAAGTAGTGTTGGTTCAACCTGCTCTTAAATGCAAGGGAaaagtgatgatgatgaaggtATAG
- the LOC117620556 gene encoding 40S ribosomal protein S20-like isoform X6, producing MAPSLFSLLLLCPCIVCTELVRGAKNKRLWVKGLVGMPTKVLHITTRKSPCGEGTNTWDRFELRAHKKLLLVWGK from the exons ATGGCACCCTCCCTCTTCTCTCTACTGCTCCTCTGCCCCTGCATTG TTTGCACTGAACTAGTTCGTGGTGCAAAGAACAAGAGGCTCTGGGTTAAGGGACTCGTGGGAATGCCAACCAAGGTTCTGCACATTACCACCAGGAAGTCCCCTTGTGGTGAAG GTACCAACACATGGGACAGATTTGAGTTGCGTGCCCACAAGAAG CTACTACTAGTGTGGGGGAAGTAG
- the LOC117620556 gene encoding uncharacterized protein LOC117620556 isoform X4, translating into MALSCRSSLSLARSISLAGWLHESLPSSIPQFVVQRTRGSGLRDSWECQPRFCTLPPGSPLVVKVPTHGTDLSCVPTRSYY; encoded by the exons ATGGCTCTCTCTTGCCggagttctctctctctagctcgCTCGATCTCTCTTGCTGGCTGGCTCCATGAGAGCCTCCCTTCCTCCATTCCACAG TTCGTGGTGCAAAGAACAAGAGGCTCTGGGTTAAGGGACTCGTGGGAATGCCAACCAAGGTTCTGCACATTACCACCAGGAAGTCCCCTTGTGGTGAAG GTACCAACACATGGGACAGATTTGAGTTGCGTGCCCACAAGAAG CTACTACTAG
- the LOC117620556 gene encoding 40S ribosomal protein S20-like isoform X5 translates to MAPSLFSLLLLCPCIVCTELVRGAKNKRLWVKGLVGMPTKVLHITTRKSPCGEGTNTWDRFELRAHKKQFLTPSKWF, encoded by the exons ATGGCACCCTCCCTCTTCTCTCTACTGCTCCTCTGCCCCTGCATTG TTTGCACTGAACTAGTTCGTGGTGCAAAGAACAAGAGGCTCTGGGTTAAGGGACTCGTGGGAATGCCAACCAAGGTTCTGCACATTACCACCAGGAAGTCCCCTTGTGGTGAAG GTACCAACACATGGGACAGATTTGAGTTGCGTGCCCACAAGAAG CAATTTCTTACACCATCGAAGTGGTTTTAA
- the LOC117620556 gene encoding 40S ribosomal protein S20-2-like isoform X2, with the protein MAPSLFSLLLLCPCIVRGAKNKRLWVKGLVGMPTKVLHITTRKSPCGEGTNTWDRFELRAHKKVIDLFSSPDVVKQITSITTEPSVEVEVTIADSKTRRVFSVAVLLKNELFCCVLILNLKTW; encoded by the exons ATGGCACCCTCCCTCTTCTCTCTACTGCTCCTCTGCCCCTGCATTG TTCGTGGTGCAAAGAACAAGAGGCTCTGGGTTAAGGGACTCGTGGGAATGCCAACCAAGGTTCTGCACATTACCACCAGGAAGTCCCCTTGTGGTGAAG GTACCAACACATGGGACAGATTTGAGTTGCGTGCCCACAAGAAGGTGATTGACCTCTTTAGCTCTCCTGATGTTGTCAAGCAAATTACTTCCATTACAACTGAACCTAGTGTGGAAGTGGAGGTTACGATTGCAGACTCTAAAACTAGACGTGTTTTCAGTGTAGCCGTCCTACTTAAAAATGAGCTCTTTTGTTGTGttctaattttgaatttaaagaCTTGGTAG
- the LOC117620556 gene encoding 40S ribosomal protein S20-2-like isoform X1 — translation MAPSLFSLLLLCPCIVCTELVRGAKNKRLWVKGLVGMPTKVLHITTRKSPCGEGTNTWDRFELRAHKKVIDLFSSPDVVKQITSITTEPSVEVEVTIADSKTRRVFSVAVLLKNELFCCVLILNLKTW, via the exons ATGGCACCCTCCCTCTTCTCTCTACTGCTCCTCTGCCCCTGCATTG TTTGCACTGAACTAGTTCGTGGTGCAAAGAACAAGAGGCTCTGGGTTAAGGGACTCGTGGGAATGCCAACCAAGGTTCTGCACATTACCACCAGGAAGTCCCCTTGTGGTGAAG GTACCAACACATGGGACAGATTTGAGTTGCGTGCCCACAAGAAGGTGATTGACCTCTTTAGCTCTCCTGATGTTGTCAAGCAAATTACTTCCATTACAACTGAACCTAGTGTGGAAGTGGAGGTTACGATTGCAGACTCTAAAACTAGACGTGTTTTCAGTGTAGCCGTCCTACTTAAAAATGAGCTCTTTTGTTGTGttctaattttgaatttaaagaCTTGGTAG